A stretch of Dietzia lutea DNA encodes these proteins:
- the kdpB gene encoding potassium-transporting ATPase subunit KdpB, with protein sequence MTTTLDRSDPTATPPDTLPAAPRSAGLATLVRALPAALPIAVRKLDPRHQVRNPVLFVVWVGSALTTVLAAMQPTVFGWATAAWLWATVLFAALAESVAEGRGKAQADSLRKVTRETTARVRRGPRTETIPSTQLKVGDLVEVAAGETIPGDGDVVEGIATVDESAITGESAPVIRESGGDRSAVTGGTVVLSDRIVVRITSSPGESFVDRMIALVEGAERRKTPNEIALDILLAMLTIVLLVAVVALGPLTAYSGGQIDPIRLIALLVCLIPTTIGALLSAIGIAGMDRLVQHNVLARSGRAVEAAGDIDTLLLDKTGTITFGSRRAVALHPAEGVTAEDLARAALLASLADETPEGRSVVELCEREYPTAADPAAARGETDGTTTTRTPLPAGAEVVPFSARTRVSGIDLPDGLRGQSIRKGAADSVLALVQRLGGHEPDGLREVVESVARRGATPLVVVDITTAPRSDGKADAHAPAVTDGGSDTAGEARVLGVIELADVVKPGMRERFAELRAMGIRTVMITGDNPLTAAAIAAEAGVDDYLAEATPEDKLERIRAEQAGGRLVAMTGDGTNDAPALAQADVGVAMNTGTTAAKEAGNMIDLDSDPTKLIAVVGIGKQLLITRGALTTFSLANDLAKYFAILPALFAGVFPQLEALNVMRLASPESAILSAVIFNALVIVALVPLALRGVRYRAGSAASLLRRNLLIYGLGGVAAPFAGIWLIDLLIRHLPGLA encoded by the coding sequence GTGACCACGACCCTTGACCGATCCGACCCAACCGCAACGCCGCCGGACACGCTGCCGGCCGCCCCGCGCAGCGCGGGCCTGGCCACCCTCGTCCGCGCGCTGCCGGCCGCCCTGCCCATTGCAGTGCGCAAGCTCGACCCGCGCCACCAGGTGCGCAACCCGGTCCTCTTCGTGGTGTGGGTCGGCTCGGCGCTCACCACCGTGCTCGCGGCCATGCAGCCCACCGTGTTCGGCTGGGCCACGGCCGCCTGGCTGTGGGCCACCGTCCTGTTCGCCGCCCTGGCCGAGTCCGTAGCCGAGGGTCGTGGCAAGGCGCAGGCCGACAGCCTGCGCAAGGTCACCCGCGAGACCACCGCGCGCGTGCGGCGCGGGCCGCGCACCGAGACCATCCCGTCCACCCAGCTGAAAGTGGGCGACTTGGTGGAGGTCGCGGCCGGCGAGACGATCCCCGGCGACGGCGACGTGGTCGAGGGCATCGCCACCGTCGACGAGTCGGCCATCACCGGCGAGTCCGCGCCCGTCATCCGCGAGTCGGGCGGCGACCGCAGCGCCGTGACGGGCGGGACCGTGGTGCTGTCCGACCGAATCGTCGTGCGCATCACCTCCTCCCCCGGCGAGTCCTTTGTCGATCGCATGATCGCGCTGGTGGAGGGCGCCGAGCGCCGCAAGACGCCAAACGAGATCGCGCTGGACATCCTGCTGGCCATGCTCACGATCGTGCTGCTCGTCGCGGTGGTCGCGCTGGGCCCGCTGACCGCCTACTCGGGCGGCCAGATCGACCCCATCCGCCTCATCGCGCTGCTCGTCTGCCTCATCCCCACCACGATCGGCGCGCTGCTCTCGGCGATCGGCATCGCGGGCATGGACCGCCTGGTCCAGCACAACGTGCTCGCGCGCTCCGGCCGCGCCGTGGAGGCCGCCGGCGACATCGACACCCTCCTGCTCGACAAGACCGGCACCATCACGTTCGGGTCGCGCCGCGCCGTGGCCCTGCACCCGGCCGAGGGTGTGACCGCCGAGGACCTCGCGCGCGCCGCGCTGCTGGCGAGCCTCGCCGATGAGACGCCCGAGGGGCGCAGCGTGGTGGAGCTGTGCGAGCGCGAGTACCCCACCGCCGCAGACCCCGCCGCCGCGCGGGGAGAGACCGACGGGACGACGACGACGAGAACGCCACTCCCGGCTGGCGCCGAGGTGGTCCCCTTCTCCGCGCGCACGCGGGTCTCGGGCATCGACCTACCCGATGGCCTGCGTGGTCAGAGCATCCGGAAGGGTGCCGCCGACTCGGTCCTCGCGCTGGTCCAGCGTCTCGGCGGCCACGAGCCGGACGGCCTTCGCGAAGTCGTGGAGTCCGTGGCGCGTCGGGGAGCGACGCCCCTCGTCGTCGTCGACATCACCACCGCGCCACGCTCGGACGGCAAGGCCGACGCCCACGCCCCGGCCGTCACCGACGGCGGCTCTGACACGGCCGGCGAGGCGCGGGTGCTGGGCGTCATCGAGCTGGCGGACGTGGTCAAACCCGGCATGCGGGAGCGGTTCGCCGAGCTGCGCGCCATGGGCATCCGCACGGTGATGATCACCGGCGACAACCCGCTGACGGCGGCCGCGATCGCGGCCGAGGCCGGCGTCGACGACTACCTCGCCGAGGCCACGCCCGAGGACAAGCTCGAGCGCATCCGCGCCGAGCAGGCCGGCGGGCGGCTGGTCGCCATGACCGGCGACGGCACCAACGACGCCCCCGCCCTCGCGCAGGCCGACGTGGGCGTGGCCATGAACACCGGCACCACCGCCGCCAAAGAGGCCGGCAACATGATCGACCTCGACTCCGACCCCACCAAGCTCATCGCCGTGGTGGGGATCGGCAAGCAGCTGCTCATCACGCGCGGCGCGCTCACCACGTTCTCGCTGGCCAACGACCTGGCCAAGTACTTCGCGATCCTGCCCGCCCTGTTCGCCGGGGTGTTCCCGCAGCTCGAGGCGCTCAACGTGATGCGGCTGGCCAGCCCCGAGTCGGCCATCCTCTCAGCGGTGATCTTCAACGCGCTCGTGATCGTGGCGCTGGTCCCGCTCGCCCTGCGCGGAGTCCGGTACCGCGCGGGCTCGGCCGCCTCGCTGTTGCGGCGCAACCTACTGATCTACGGCTTGGGCGGCGTCGCGGCCCCGTTCGCCGGGATCTGGCTCATCGACCTCCTCATCCGACACCTCCCGGGACTCGCCTGA
- a CDS encoding potassium-transporting ATPase subunit C yields MTTVQMLLRQLRPALIAVAVFTLLCGLVYPAAVWAVSRVDAASAEGSIVHDAAGCPVGSALLAVDPQVSPGAPDPFFHARVVGSSAAGGGSEDDRVAAAMAPGGSASDTPGAAGLPSNKGPSNPELAEWVGIRRALIAEREGVTPARVPVDAVSGSGSGLDPHISPAYAELQAPRVARVLGLPEQEVRDLVEAHTDGRQWGFLGQPRVRVTELNAALGLIAPGCQDRGRDARE; encoded by the coding sequence ATGACCACTGTGCAGATGCTCCTCCGACAACTCCGGCCCGCGCTGATCGCCGTGGCCGTGTTCACCCTCCTGTGCGGGCTGGTCTACCCGGCCGCCGTGTGGGCCGTCTCCCGTGTGGACGCCGCCTCGGCCGAGGGCTCGATCGTCCACGACGCCGCCGGCTGCCCGGTGGGCTCGGCGCTGCTCGCGGTGGACCCGCAGGTCTCCCCCGGCGCGCCCGACCCGTTCTTCCACGCGCGGGTCGTGGGCAGCAGCGCGGCGGGCGGCGGCAGCGAGGACGATCGCGTTGCCGCCGCCATGGCCCCCGGCGGCTCCGCCTCCGACACCCCCGGCGCCGCCGGCCTGCCCTCCAACAAGGGGCCGTCCAACCCCGAGCTGGCCGAGTGGGTGGGGATCCGCCGCGCGCTCATCGCCGAGCGCGAGGGCGTGACCCCGGCCCGCGTGCCGGTGGACGCGGTCAGCGGCTCCGGCTCCGGCCTGGACCCGCACATCTCCCCCGCTTACGCGGAGCTGCAGGCCCCGCGCGTCGCCCGGGTGCTGGGCCTGCCCGAGCAGGAGGTCCGCGACCTGGTCGAGGCTCACACCGACGGCCGGCAGTGGGGGTTCCTCGGGCAGCCGCGCGTGCGCGTGACCGAGCTCAACGCGGCGCTGGGGCTCATCGCTCCGGGCTGCCAGGACCGGGGTAGGGATGCGCGGGAGTAG
- a CDS encoding sensor histidine kinase, whose protein sequence is MTGAGRGVLGAARGSSGAGRGRLLIYLGSAPGVGKTTEMLLRAQRLAADGRDVVVGLVETHGRAGTAAALDGLEQIPRREIDYRSTAVSEMDLPAVLSRAPQIALVDELAHTNAPGVEHAKRWQDIADLLDAGIDVHSTLNIQHLESLNDVVSAITGTEQQETVPDAVVRAADEIELIDVSPEQLRGRLSAGQVYRAEQVDAALGNYFRMGNLTALRELALLWLADRVDEALARYRHTERITDTWEARERVVVAVTGGPESLVLVRRASRIASRSSAELVVVHVLRGDGLASGRDHMPQVKEIAASCGARVHVVVGDDVRTTLLEFARGVNATQLVLGTSRRSRWKRLFDEGIGSAVVQESGSIDVHMVTHAESSGGRALTPPRPATRRVLAWAGAVVVPAAILGLTLLVDPRWDASSQGWFFLVGVLAVSLLGGVWPAAVCALISGLVLNFFHTPPFASLAVADAGNLVSLVAMVAVAIAVSALVDLSARRHREASLSARDAELLTLFARSALRTHRLDDLLEKVRDVYGQDGVTFVDVDGRVLAAAGARVPLGGEEATTTVSTGAGEQLLLSGPQLTGHDLQILDVVAGHASSLVRHGELTRIAADAQAVAEADRLRRSLLSAVGHDLRTPLAAVKLSVSSLRSGDVDFSPEDTAELLATIEESADHLVSLVDNLLDSSRLAAGAVHPVPREVDVEEVAVTALLAATVGTPDERARVSVDTAGATVWADPGLLERVLGNLLDNALRHAPGSEVRLTARTLHSAGPRDDRSGEAVEGHPGGAASRRARTLIAVADSGPGIPGHSREAVFRSFHREGDANATTGIGLGLSVVRGFTEAMGGTVSIDETPGGGTTVEVDLPACATSLVSASADPGAPAAATAPTSPAAATAPEVAPSRGASR, encoded by the coding sequence ATGACAGGCGCGGGGCGGGGTGTGTTGGGCGCGGCGCGGGGTTCGTCGGGCGCGGGGCGCGGGCGGCTTCTCATCTATCTCGGGTCGGCGCCGGGCGTCGGCAAGACCACCGAGATGCTGCTCCGCGCGCAGCGCCTGGCCGCCGACGGACGCGACGTGGTGGTGGGCCTGGTCGAGACACACGGGCGCGCGGGCACGGCCGCGGCGCTGGACGGGCTCGAGCAGATCCCGCGGCGGGAGATCGACTACCGCAGCACCGCCGTGAGCGAGATGGATCTGCCCGCGGTCCTGTCGCGGGCGCCGCAGATCGCGCTGGTCGACGAGCTGGCCCACACCAACGCGCCCGGCGTCGAGCACGCCAAGCGGTGGCAGGACATCGCCGACCTGCTCGACGCCGGGATCGACGTCCACTCCACGCTCAACATCCAGCACCTGGAGAGCCTGAACGACGTGGTCTCGGCCATCACCGGCACCGAACAGCAGGAGACCGTCCCGGACGCCGTGGTGCGGGCGGCCGACGAGATCGAGCTGATCGACGTCAGTCCCGAGCAGCTGCGCGGCCGCCTGTCCGCGGGCCAGGTGTACCGGGCCGAGCAGGTCGACGCCGCGCTGGGCAACTACTTCCGCATGGGCAACCTCACCGCCCTGCGCGAGCTGGCCCTGCTGTGGCTGGCCGACCGCGTGGACGAGGCCCTGGCCCGGTACCGGCACACCGAGCGCATCACCGACACGTGGGAGGCGCGCGAGCGCGTGGTGGTGGCCGTGACCGGCGGCCCCGAGTCGCTGGTACTGGTACGCCGCGCGAGCCGCATCGCCTCCCGTTCCTCCGCCGAGCTGGTGGTGGTGCACGTCCTGCGCGGCGACGGGCTGGCCTCCGGGCGCGACCACATGCCGCAGGTGAAGGAGATCGCCGCCAGCTGCGGGGCGCGCGTGCACGTGGTGGTCGGCGACGACGTCCGCACCACGCTGCTGGAGTTCGCACGCGGCGTGAACGCCACCCAGCTGGTGCTGGGCACCTCCCGCCGCAGCAGGTGGAAGCGGCTGTTCGACGAGGGCATCGGCTCGGCCGTCGTCCAGGAGTCGGGGTCGATCGACGTGCACATGGTCACGCACGCCGAGTCCTCCGGCGGCCGCGCGCTCACCCCGCCCCGTCCGGCCACCCGTCGAGTGCTGGCGTGGGCGGGTGCCGTGGTGGTGCCCGCCGCGATCCTGGGCCTGACGTTGCTCGTCGACCCCCGCTGGGACGCCAGCTCGCAGGGGTGGTTCTTCCTGGTCGGCGTGCTGGCGGTGTCGCTGTTGGGCGGGGTGTGGCCCGCCGCGGTGTGCGCGCTGATCTCGGGGCTGGTGCTCAACTTCTTCCACACTCCCCCGTTCGCGAGCCTGGCCGTGGCCGACGCCGGCAACCTCGTCTCGTTGGTGGCGATGGTCGCGGTGGCCATCGCCGTCTCGGCGCTGGTGGACCTGTCGGCGCGGCGGCACCGGGAGGCCTCGCTCTCCGCCCGCGACGCCGAACTGCTCACCCTGTTCGCCCGCTCGGCGCTGCGCACCCACCGGCTGGACGACCTGCTCGAGAAGGTCCGCGACGTGTACGGCCAGGACGGTGTGACCTTCGTCGACGTCGACGGGCGCGTGCTGGCCGCGGCGGGCGCCAGGGTTCCGCTCGGCGGGGAGGAGGCGACCACCACCGTGAGCACCGGCGCCGGCGAGCAGCTGCTCCTGTCCGGCCCGCAGCTGACCGGCCACGACCTGCAGATCCTGGACGTGGTGGCCGGCCACGCCTCGTCGCTCGTCCGGCACGGCGAGCTCACGCGCATCGCCGCCGACGCCCAGGCCGTGGCGGAGGCCGATCGCCTGCGCCGGTCCCTGCTCTCGGCCGTCGGCCACGACCTGCGGACGCCGCTGGCCGCGGTCAAGCTCTCGGTGTCCTCGCTGCGCTCGGGCGATGTCGACTTCAGCCCCGAGGACACGGCAGAGCTGCTGGCCACGATCGAGGAGTCCGCCGATCACCTGGTCTCGCTGGTGGACAATCTGCTCGACTCCTCCCGTCTCGCGGCCGGGGCGGTGCATCCGGTGCCCCGCGAGGTCGACGTGGAGGAGGTCGCGGTGACCGCCCTGCTCGCCGCGACGGTCGGCACCCCCGACGAACGCGCCCGCGTCAGCGTGGACACCGCCGGCGCCACGGTGTGGGCCGACCCCGGCCTGCTCGAACGCGTGCTGGGGAACCTGTTGGACAACGCCCTGCGCCACGCCCCCGGGTCGGAGGTCCGGCTCACCGCGCGCACACTGCACTCCGCCGGGCCCCGCGACGATCGCTCCGGCGAGGCCGTGGAGGGACATCCCGGCGGGGCCGCGAGCAGACGGGCGCGCACCCTGATCGCCGTCGCCGACAGCGGCCCCGGCATCCCCGGGCATTCCCGCGAGGCCGTGTTCCGCTCGTTCCACCGCGAGGGCGACGCCAACGCCACTACCGGCATCGGGCTGGGCCTGTCCGTCGTGCGTGGGTTCACCGAGGCGATGGGCGGGACCGTGTCGATCGACGAGACACCCGGCGGCGGAACGACCGTCGAGGTCGATCTCCCGGCGTGCGCCACGTCGCTGGTCAGCGCCTCGGCCGACCCGGGCGCCCCCGCCGCAGCGACCGCCCCGACCTCACCGGCCGCAGCGACCGCCCCGGAAGTCGCGCCGAGCCGGGGAGCGAGCCGATGA
- a CDS encoding response regulator, protein MTTTVLVVDDDPQLLRALRITLRARGMTVVTAMTAADALARAADCSPDLIILDLGLPDMDGVQVLHGLQGWSRAPVLVLSARTDSSDKVEALDAGADDYVTKPFAMDEFAARVRAALRRGSRPEPSGEAVIETPGFTIDLRASTVTREGRALHLTPTEWGVLEILARHPGRLVTQQEILRTVWGEGYQKETHYLRVYMAQLRRKLEDDSAAPRHLITEPGRGYRFVV, encoded by the coding sequence ATGACGACGACGGTGCTGGTCGTGGACGACGATCCCCAGCTCCTGCGCGCTCTGCGCATCACTCTCCGAGCGCGCGGCATGACCGTGGTCACGGCGATGACCGCCGCCGACGCCCTGGCCCGCGCCGCGGACTGCTCGCCAGACCTCATCATCCTCGATCTGGGACTGCCGGACATGGACGGCGTTCAGGTGCTGCACGGTCTGCAGGGCTGGTCGAGGGCCCCCGTCCTGGTGCTGTCGGCTCGGACCGACTCGTCGGACAAGGTCGAGGCGCTGGACGCGGGCGCGGACGACTACGTGACCAAGCCGTTCGCCATGGACGAGTTCGCGGCCCGCGTCCGCGCGGCGTTGCGTCGGGGCAGTCGCCCGGAACCCTCGGGCGAGGCGGTGATCGAGACACCGGGGTTCACGATCGACCTGCGCGCCTCCACGGTCACCCGCGAGGGCCGGGCCCTGCACCTGACCCCCACCGAGTGGGGAGTGCTCGAGATTCTCGCCCGTCACCCTGGCCGGCTGGTCACCCAGCAGGAGATCCTGCGCACCGTGTGGGGCGAGGGCTACCAGAAGGAGACCCACTACCTGCGGGTGTACATGGCGCAGCTGCGTCGCAAGCTCGAGGACGACTCCGCCGCGCCCCGCCATCTGATCACCGAGCCGGGGCGCGGATACCGGTTCGTGGTGTGA
- a CDS encoding RNA polymerase sigma factor: MDGPDPASRPGPAPGPPSGSDLRALIPQVIGVLVRRGADFAAAEDAVQDALVESLRSWPADPPRDPRAWLIAVGWRKFLDAARSDSARRRREDLATAEQVVASSSYSPLLPGDRGDAGDPRAQGDRRDVDDTLWLYFLCAHPALPMPSAIALTLRAVGGLTTRQIARAFLVPEATMAQRISRAKRTLAGQRLDRPGDVATVLRVLYLVFNEGYTGEVDLAAEALRLTRQLSAAIDHPEVRGLLALMMLHHARRAARFGGAARGGAGGRGSGPGNGGDDDELIPLAEQDRRLWDADAIAEGTAILQAALARDQLGEYQAQAAIAALHADAPSTAETDWLQIVEWYDELLALRESPVARLGRAVAVGHADGPHAGLAALAEVPETLPRHAAARAYLHEQAGESATAARLFERAAAEATSMAERRYLARKAAELGERR, encoded by the coding sequence ATGGACGGGCCCGATCCCGCGTCGAGGCCCGGCCCCGCGCCGGGCCCGCCGTCCGGCTCGGACCTGCGGGCGCTCATCCCGCAGGTGATCGGCGTCCTCGTCCGCCGCGGAGCCGACTTCGCCGCGGCCGAGGACGCCGTGCAGGACGCCCTCGTCGAGTCCCTGCGCAGCTGGCCCGCCGACCCGCCGCGCGACCCCCGGGCCTGGCTGATCGCCGTGGGGTGGCGCAAGTTCCTCGACGCCGCCCGCTCGGACTCCGCCCGTCGGCGCCGCGAGGACCTGGCGACGGCGGAGCAGGTGGTGGCCTCGTCGTCGTACTCTCCGCTCCTCCCGGGTGACCGGGGTGACGCGGGTGACCCACGCGCCCAGGGCGACCGACGCGACGTCGACGACACCCTCTGGCTCTACTTCCTGTGCGCGCACCCGGCGCTGCCGATGCCGTCGGCGATCGCGCTGACCCTCCGCGCGGTCGGCGGCCTGACCACGCGGCAGATCGCGCGGGCGTTCCTCGTCCCCGAGGCCACCATGGCGCAGCGCATCAGCCGCGCCAAACGTACGCTCGCCGGCCAGCGGCTCGACCGGCCCGGCGACGTGGCGACCGTCCTGCGGGTGCTCTACCTGGTGTTCAACGAGGGCTACACCGGCGAGGTCGACCTGGCCGCCGAGGCGCTGCGCCTGACCCGGCAGCTGTCGGCGGCCATCGATCACCCCGAGGTGCGCGGGCTGCTGGCGCTGATGATGCTGCACCACGCGCGCCGGGCGGCGCGGTTCGGGGGCGCGGCGCGAGGTGGGGCTGGCGGGCGCGGGTCCGGCCCGGGGAACGGGGGCGACGACGACGAGCTCATCCCCCTCGCCGAGCAGGACAGACGCCTCTGGGACGCGGACGCCATCGCGGAAGGGACCGCGATCCTGCAGGCAGCGCTCGCGCGCGACCAGCTGGGGGAATATCAGGCGCAGGCCGCGATCGCCGCCCTGCATGCCGATGCCCCGTCGACCGCGGAGACGGACTGGCTGCAGATCGTCGAGTGGTACGACGAGCTGCTGGCCCTGCGCGAGAGCCCGGTGGCGCGGCTCGGTCGGGCAGTCGCGGTGGGTCACGCCGACGGCCCGCACGCCGGGTTGGCTGCGTTGGCCGAGGTGCCCGAGACGCTGCCCCGGCACGCGGCGGCCCGGGCCTACCTGCATGAACAGGCGGGGGAGTCGGCGACGGCAGCGCGGCTGTTCGAGCGGGCCGCCGCAGAGGCGACCTCGATGGCCGAGCGCCGGTACCTCGCCCGCAAGGCCGCGGAGCTGGGTGAGCGGCGGTGA
- a CDS encoding YciI family protein, with translation MAKYLLLKHYRGSAPEEPTYPPLGEWAPEEVSAHFEYMEDFANRLRESGEYVDSHALSESGTWVRYDGEGKPPLTDGPFAETKDLIAGWMIIDVADYDRAVELAGDLSAAPGPGGAPLREWLELRPLLTAPTEIED, from the coding sequence ATGGCCAAGTACCTGTTGCTCAAGCACTATCGCGGCTCCGCGCCGGAGGAGCCCACCTATCCGCCGCTGGGAGAGTGGGCGCCCGAGGAGGTCTCCGCGCACTTTGAGTACATGGAGGATTTCGCCAACCGGCTCCGCGAGAGCGGGGAGTACGTGGACTCCCACGCGCTGTCGGAGTCGGGGACGTGGGTGCGCTACGACGGCGAGGGCAAGCCCCCGCTGACCGACGGCCCCTTCGCCGAGACCAAGGACCTCATCGCCGGCTGGATGATCATCGACGTGGCCGACTACGACCGCGCGGTCGAGCTGGCCGGCGACCTGTCCGCGGCGCCCGGCCCCGGCGGCGCGCCGCTCCGCGAGTGGCTCGAACTGCGGCCGCTGCTCACGGCGCCCACGGAGATCGAGGACTGA
- a CDS encoding DUF4287 domain-containing protein has protein sequence MSFQAYLDTVEKKTGLTPRQLVDQATEKGFGPGTQAGPILAWLKEDHDLGRGHGMALVHVITKGPKISDKHVGTDGSHSDASDTLWLDGAATNPNR, from the coding sequence ATGTCGTTCCAGGCGTATCTCGACACCGTCGAGAAGAAGACCGGTCTGACGCCGCGCCAACTCGTGGATCAGGCCACCGAGAAGGGCTTCGGCCCCGGAACACAGGCCGGCCCGATCCTGGCGTGGCTCAAGGAGGACCACGACCTCGGGCGCGGACACGGCATGGCGCTGGTCCACGTCATCACCAAGGGCCCGAAGATCAGCGACAAGCACGTCGGCACAGACGGCTCGCATTCCGACGCCTCCGACACACTGTGGCTCGACGGGGCGGCGACCAACCCGAATCGCTGA
- a CDS encoding TetR/AcrR family transcriptional regulator, producing MHGSPPWDDVDTTAVGERILAAASELFYLHGITATGVELIAERAHTTKRTLYQRFGSKEGLVAAYLRRRAHLWQVELHEKLKDAASASASGRLDVVFSAAIDRAASATRGCAFVNAWAECGPADTESARLIVGEKRWMADLFTGIAGDAGKGRVIHMLYEGAQIRSTILGDDTALPQARDQAEVVLGRDDA from the coding sequence ATGCACGGATCACCACCATGGGATGACGTCGACACCACGGCGGTGGGGGAGCGGATCCTCGCCGCCGCCTCGGAGCTGTTCTATCTCCACGGCATCACCGCCACGGGCGTGGAGCTCATCGCGGAGCGGGCACACACCACCAAGCGCACCCTGTACCAGCGGTTCGGCTCCAAGGAGGGCCTCGTGGCCGCCTACCTGCGACGACGAGCGCATCTGTGGCAGGTGGAACTCCACGAGAAGCTGAAGGATGCGGCGTCGGCGTCGGCGTCGGGCCGGCTAGACGTGGTGTTCTCCGCGGCGATCGACCGCGCCGCCTCCGCAACACGGGGCTGCGCCTTCGTCAACGCCTGGGCCGAGTGCGGACCCGCCGATACGGAGAGTGCCCGACTCATCGTGGGCGAGAAGCGGTGGATGGCGGACCTGTTCACCGGCATCGCGGGTGATGCGGGAAAGGGCCGGGTGATCCACATGCTCTACGAGGGGGCGCAGATCCGCTCCACCATCCTCGGTGATGACACCGCCCTGCCGCAGGCCCGCGACCAGGCCGAGGTGGTTCTGGGGCGTGACGACGCGTGA
- a CDS encoding DMT family transporter has translation MRSVAWAAAFVVCWSSGFVGAAFVEELPSAGLLAWRYLITAALFLALFGVLRPRLSRLEVGQQSVLGILGHVLFLGGVFAAAAAGANAGVTALICALQPMVVACAGRVVWKDTFRPIQVVGLVLGLVAVALSVGGSSVDGGAANLLAVVSLLGLSANALLERAWRPRTPVVTALGVQIIASAGVFTVVAIALGDIMIPVDGRVAGAMAWLVLLSGVGGYASYIVCLRRLGASPTSALLYLTPPVTTVWAWAMFAQRPGLGELVGLAVGAVAVILVLAPRASGTGAAQARAEQTGADRIGSARIAEWSQMPAPGGAGPGKRERL, from the coding sequence ATGAGATCAGTGGCGTGGGCGGCGGCGTTCGTCGTCTGCTGGAGTTCGGGTTTCGTGGGCGCGGCGTTCGTCGAGGAGCTCCCCTCCGCCGGCTTGCTGGCGTGGCGGTACCTCATCACCGCGGCGCTGTTCCTCGCCCTCTTCGGCGTGCTCCGACCGCGACTGAGCCGGCTCGAGGTCGGGCAGCAGTCCGTGCTCGGCATCCTCGGCCACGTGCTCTTCCTCGGCGGCGTCTTCGCGGCCGCGGCCGCCGGGGCGAACGCCGGGGTCACGGCGCTGATCTGCGCGCTGCAGCCGATGGTCGTCGCCTGCGCAGGCCGAGTCGTCTGGAAGGACACCTTCCGGCCGATCCAGGTGGTGGGGTTGGTGCTGGGGCTGGTCGCGGTGGCGCTGTCGGTGGGCGGCTCGTCCGTCGACGGGGGCGCGGCCAACCTCCTCGCGGTGGTCTCCCTGCTGGGGCTGTCCGCCAACGCCCTCCTCGAGCGCGCGTGGCGGCCCCGGACTCCTGTGGTGACCGCCCTCGGGGTGCAGATCATCGCCTCGGCAGGTGTCTTCACGGTGGTAGCGATCGCACTCGGCGACATCATGATCCCGGTCGACGGCCGGGTCGCCGGGGCGATGGCGTGGCTGGTCCTGCTGTCCGGGGTCGGCGGTTACGCGTCGTACATCGTCTGCCTCCGGCGACTGGGCGCCTCGCCGACCAGCGCCCTGCTCTACCTCACTCCACCGGTGACCACCGTGTGGGCGTGGGCGATGTTCGCCCAGCGGCCGGGCCTCGGAGAACTCGTGGGCCTCGCGGTCGGCGCGGTGGCGGTGATCCTCGTGTTGGCGCCGCGCGCCTCCGGGACGGGCGCCGCGCAAGCGCGCGCAGAGCAGACGGGCGCCGACCGAATCGGCAGCGCCCGAATCGCCGAGTGGTCGCAGATGCCCGCTCCGGGCGGCGCCGGTCCCGGGAAACGTGAGCGTTTGTGA